The Phragmites australis chromosome 15, lpPhrAust1.1, whole genome shotgun sequence genome window below encodes:
- the LOC133892547 gene encoding UPF0613 protein PB24D3.06c-like isoform X2: MEQGSFYDVQRLVNGADFAFREQTWQFVVWRVAFKTGDFNHQVIFIGGLTDGLLATDYLEPLSLALEVEKWSLVQPILSSSYTGYGISSLEQDALELDQLISYLINKENSEGVILLGHSTGCQDIVHYMRTNFACSKAVSGVILQAPVSDREYRATLPETAEMIDLAAKMISEGRGMDLMPREANPDAPITAYRYHSLCSYMGDDDMFSSDLSEDQLRQRLGHMSTAQCQVIFSMGDEYIPEYVDKKALVDRLCRALGGAEKVEIEWGNHALSNRVQEAVGAIVDFVKREGPKGWDDPWS, translated from the exons ATGGAACAGGGAAGCTTCTATGATGTGCAACGACTCGTAAATGGTGCTGATTTTGCCTTTAGGGAGCAGACTTGGCAATTTGTTGTTTGGAGG GTGGCATTCAAAACTGGTGATTTTAACCACCAAGTGATCTTCATTGGCGGCCTTACAGATGGGCTTTTAGCAACTGA CTATTTGGAACCATTGTCACTTGCATTGGAGGTTGAGAAATGGTCCCTGGTGCAACCAATACTTTCTTCATCTTATACTGGATATGGAATTTCCAGCTTGGAGCAA GACGCATTGGAGCTAGATCAGCTCATCAGTTACTTGATAAATAAGGAAAATTCTGAAGGAGTAATATTGCTTGGTCACAGTACTGGTTGCCAG GATATTGTGCATTACATGCGGACCAACTTCGCTTGTTCCAAAGCAGTTTCTGGTGTTATTTTGCAG GCACCAGTAAGCGACAGGGAGTATAGAGCAACTCTTCCAGAAACAGCAGAAATGATAGATTTGGCCGCCAAAATGATTAGTGAGGGCCGTGGAATGGATTTGATGCCTAGGGAAGCAAATCCAGATGCTCCCATTACTGCCTACAG GTACCACTCTCTTTGTTCATATATGGGTGACGATGATATGTTCAGTTCAGATCTTAGCGAAGATCAATTGAGACAGAGACTTGGTCATATGTCAACCGCACAATGCCAG GTTATTTTTTCAATGGGGGACGAATATATCCCAGAATATGTTGATAAGAAAGCACTCGTAGACAG ACTATGTCGAGCACTGGGTGGTGCAGAGAAAGTAGAAATAGAATGGGGAAACCATGCTCTGTCCAATAGGGTGCAAGAGGCAGTTGGGGCCATTGTAGATTTTGTTAAGAGGGAGGGGCCCAAAGGATGGGACGATCCATGGAGCTAG
- the LOC133892547 gene encoding UPF0613 protein PB24D3.06c-like isoform X1 has protein sequence MTSPVSTSSSWFSGLARASSSSAMAGGVASAPVPDEPAGAGGGRAVVAAAGAGASVKRKQLRGTLFKYGPKSAQVAFKTGDFNHQVIFIGGLTDGLLATDYLEPLSLALEVEKWSLVQPILSSSYTGYGISSLEQDALELDQLISYLINKENSEGVILLGHSTGCQDIVHYMRTNFACSKAVSGVILQAPVSDREYRATLPETAEMIDLAAKMISEGRGMDLMPREANPDAPITAYRYHSLCSYMGDDDMFSSDLSEDQLRQRLGHMSTAQCQVIFSMGDEYIPEYVDKKALVDRLCRALGGAEKVEIEWGNHALSNRVQEAVGAIVDFVKREGPKGWDDPWS, from the exons ATGACCTCGCCggtctccacctcctcctcctggttCTCCGGCCTCGcgcgcgcctcctcctcctccgcaaTGGCCGGCGGCGTCGCCTCCGCCCCCGTCCCCGACGAGCCAGCCGGCGCCGGAGGCGGCAGGGCCGTGGTcgctgccgccggcgccggcgccagcgtGAAGAGGAAGCAGCTCCGGGGGACGCTGTTCAAGTACGGCCCCAAGTCCGCGCAG GTGGCATTCAAAACTGGTGATTTTAACCACCAAGTGATCTTCATTGGCGGCCTTACAGATGGGCTTTTAGCAACTGA CTATTTGGAACCATTGTCACTTGCATTGGAGGTTGAGAAATGGTCCCTGGTGCAACCAATACTTTCTTCATCTTATACTGGATATGGAATTTCCAGCTTGGAGCAA GACGCATTGGAGCTAGATCAGCTCATCAGTTACTTGATAAATAAGGAAAATTCTGAAGGAGTAATATTGCTTGGTCACAGTACTGGTTGCCAG GATATTGTGCATTACATGCGGACCAACTTCGCTTGTTCCAAAGCAGTTTCTGGTGTTATTTTGCAG GCACCAGTAAGCGACAGGGAGTATAGAGCAACTCTTCCAGAAACAGCAGAAATGATAGATTTGGCCGCCAAAATGATTAGTGAGGGCCGTGGAATGGATTTGATGCCTAGGGAAGCAAATCCAGATGCTCCCATTACTGCCTACAG GTACCACTCTCTTTGTTCATATATGGGTGACGATGATATGTTCAGTTCAGATCTTAGCGAAGATCAATTGAGACAGAGACTTGGTCATATGTCAACCGCACAATGCCAG GTTATTTTTTCAATGGGGGACGAATATATCCCAGAATATGTTGATAAGAAAGCACTCGTAGACAG ACTATGTCGAGCACTGGGTGGTGCAGAGAAAGTAGAAATAGAATGGGGAAACCATGCTCTGTCCAATAGGGTGCAAGAGGCAGTTGGGGCCATTGTAGATTTTGTTAAGAGGGAGGGGCCCAAAGGATGGGACGATCCATGGAGCTAG